Genomic DNA from Verrucomicrobiota bacterium:
GTTGCCCATCGTTCCGGGGATTTTGTCTATTGTGTTGGTGCCTCCCTTGATTGTTATTATTGTTCGACTCCTGCCTTGGCTCGTTTGAGCTTTCAGGGCTACCTTGGGAATTGGACGTTTTGGGCTCAGCTACTTCATTGGGATCAAAAGAAAAAGAAACCTCATTTCCTGGATCAAAGGTGTCGTCCTTGGGATTTGAAACCTTGCTGCGTTCGTTTGTCCGGCTGTCATTTGAGTCGTTACTGACCTCCTTCTGCTTCTGGTCAGCCGTTTCGACCTTTCGAACCGCTTTTTTCGCGGCCTTACGTGGAGCTCGTTTAGGAGCTGGTTTATCGCTCGATTTAGAGGAGTCAGCCGCAGGAAGGCTGCTTGGAGTGGGTGTGTCTTCTTCGGACATAATCAAGTGTCAGTCTACCATGGACTAACAATGTGGAATAAATTTTAAAAGTGTTGGTGTAGGAAAATATTCAATATCGGAGGCCTTGCTCCTTACGTCGCCGGACACTTGGTAAGTGTTAGATATGCGCCAAAACGAAATCAGGAGTTCAATTTATCAAAGAGGAGTTTTACCTGCTTCTCGAGAAACTCAAAAGAACCGTCGTTTAGAATCACGAAATCTGCCCTGGAGATTTTATCAATTTGAGGAAGTTGTAATGCATTTCGCTTTTCAACTTCTTCGGGACTGAAACCGCGTTTCTTCAGTCGAGCAACTCTTAACGAGTAACAAGATACAACCGATATCGAACAATCCACATCTTTTTCAAGGTTTTTTTCAAAGAGTAGTGGTATTTCGGCAATCCAAAGGGCATTTGGGTCTTGTGCGACCTTTTTCAACCGATGGGCATGCACTAAAGGATGCAAGTGCCTTTCGAGCCATTGAAGCTCGTCCGGATTGCTAAATACCCGAGAACCCAGTGCTTTTCGATCAACAACACCATCGGAATCAAACACGGATTGGCCGAGGCGATTCTTGAGTTTTTCCAGGAAACCGGTGTTATTAGTATAAATTTCCGCAACGGTGGCATCCGCATCGATAATGGATGCTCCCAATTGTTTAAAACAGTTTGAGACGCTAGACTTTCCGCTTCCAATACTGCCAGTAAGGCCAACTAACATAAAATCAGCCTTAGCGAATGCAGATCGAGGGTCCAGACACTTTTAAGTTTCCAATTCGGTTAATTTTAATACGGTTAATACAGCCTCCAGTATTATTAAATTCATGCTCGCTACAGTTAGTTCAGCCACTCTTCTAGGTATTCAAGCCCAATTAGTCCAAGTGGAGGTCAATACAGGTGAGGAAGGGGAGCCGAAGCTGTTTATGGTCGGCCTTCCTGACATGGCGGTAAAAGAATCTCAAAACCGCGTCTTTTCAGCTCTGGCGAATTCTGGATTTAAAATGAGCCGAACTCGAACGACCATAAACCTGGCTCCAGGTGATGTGCGTAAAGAAGGCCCCATTTACGACCTACCCATTGCAATTGGGTTACTACTCGCGACCCGACAAATCAATGCGGCTAAAGTCGACGATTTCCTGATCGCAGGAGAGCTCAGTCTTTCTGGCGCAACGAGGCCGGTCAAAGGAGGGTTGGCGATCGCCTTATTGGCAAGAAAGCTAGGTAAAAGAGGCGTTGTCCTCCCATATCCATCCAGTCAGGAAGCAGCATTGGTTGAAGGCATTGATGTGATCGAGGTGAGCTCACTTGACCAGACAGTGAGATTTTTGCAGGGCGAACTAGACCTGGTTGCCAAAAGCACACAATCCGTCCTCAACACGCTAGAGCATCAAGAAAATCATATCGGCGATTTCTCTGAAATAAAGGGTCAGCACATGGTGAGAAGAGCCATCGAAGTCGCGGTCGCAGGTGGTCACAATATTTTACTCATTGGTCCCCCAGGTTCCGGTAAGTCGATGATGGCAAAACGGATTCCCACCATTATGCCTGAGCCAACCTTGGAGGAGTTTTTAGAAATCCTCAGTGTGCATTCCGTGGCAGGTAACACATTAAAGGGTCCGGTAAACCGTTTTCAACGTCCTTACAGATCCCCGCATCATACCATCAGTGATGTCGGTCTTTTAGGAGGAGGATCTATTCCTGGACCAGGAGAAGTTTCATTGGCCCACAACGGAGTACTCTTTCTCGATGAATTACCTGAATTCAAACGCTCCGCCCTCGAAGTTTTAAGACAGCCACTTGAAGACGGAGTTGTGTCCATTTCGAGAAGTGCAGGAAAAATAACCCTCCCCTGTAGATTCATGCTGGTTGCAGCCATGAACCCGACCCCTTGCGGTTACCTGGGTGATGAATGCACTGACAGCCCTGCACAAATCCAGCGTTACCGTTCGAAAATAAGCGGCCCGCTTCTCGACCGGATCGACCTGCATGTAGAAGCTCCTGCGTTATCCATTGATGAATTAAGAAATTCCAAACCTGGGGAGGACTCAAAATCAATTAGAGACCGCATCGCTCAAGCTCGAGGAATACAGCGCCAGCGTTTTAAGGGAGGCTCCGTTCCTTGCAACGCAAGAATGGAACAAAAACATATTCGAGAACATTGCCACCTGGACCAAGCTATGGGCGACACATTGCAGCAAGCCATGGAGCAGCTAAAGCTCAGCGCTCGAGCCTATGATCGAATTTTAAAAGTTGCCCGAACCATAGCAGACCTATCGGAGCAAAAAGCCATACACATGCAACACCTGCTGGAAGCCATTCAATACCGCAGTCTTGACAGAGATGTGCTCTACTAGTTTAGGGTTCGGTATTACCTTCTCGCCAAGATAGTTCTTGAAAGAGTGTAATAGAAAATCCTTCATCCGGGTTAATAAATTTATGCGTCCTATTACGGCAATCATTGCATTATTACTTGTGATCACAGGTTGCAACAAAGGCCCCACTCTCGCCGAGAAAAGTATAGCCTCTCAGAGTTTGCACGTGGGTAACGGACAAGAACCACAGGAGCTGGATCCACACATCATTACGGGTATAACCGAAATAAAAATCCTCAGCGCATTGTATGAGGGATTAACAGGGCAGGATCCTCATAATCTAAACCCAACTCCGGCAGCGGCAGAGTCGTGGGACATTTCGGAAGACGGAAAATCCTATACGTTTAATCTTCGGAACGGATTAACCTGGAGCAATGGTGACCCGCTAAGCGCCGGGGATTTTGAATACGCATTTCAGCGCATATTAACACCTCGTGTAGCCGCTTCCAACGCCTACCTTTTGTTTGTCATAAAGAACGCGAAAAACTTTCACAATGAAACCATCGCCTGGGATCAAGTGGGAGTTAAAACCATCGATGATAAAACACTCATTATTGAACTGGAAAATCCCACTCCTTATTTCCTCAAGTTGCTCGCCCATCCAGCCTGGTATCCGCTTCACAAAGAATCGCTTTCAAAAACAGGAGACCCTTTCGGACGTGCAACCGGTTGGACGCATTCTGAAAGCTTCATCTCAAACGGTCCTTTCACATTGTCGGCCTGGAAGGTGAATGAATTCGTTCACGTTACCAGAAACGAAAAATACTGGGATAATTTACAGTCCCGATTGAATGAAATATTCTTCTATCCGACAGAAAGTCGTGAAGCGGAGGAACGCTCTTTTCGCGCAGGACAACTTCACGTAACTGAAGCCGTACCGGTATCCAAGGTTGGTTTTTACCGGGATCGGAATGAAACAACTCTCCAGATTGATCCGTATTTGGGCACGTATTACCTCCAGCTAAATACCCGAAAGCCTCCACTGTCTGATCCAAGAGTTCGCAGAGCCTTAAGCCTGGTGATCGATAGATCCATGATCGTGAATCAAATCACACAAGGCATGCAACAACCGGCCTGGCATTTCACACCTCCTGGAGCTGGTGGATACGATCCCGGTATTTCCTTTGAAAAGGATATTGAACAAGCAACGACTCTACTCAGCGATGCAGGTTTTCCTGGAGGAACCGGATTTCCGGAACTCACTTACCTCTACAATACTTCAGAAAATAACAAAGCCATCGCAGTGGTTCTTCAGCAGATGTGGAAAGCATCACTGGGCATACAGGTCGAACTCATAAATCAAGAATTGAAGGTGGTAAATCAGAGTCGAGAATCCGGGGAGTTCGACATCCTTAAAAGCTCCTGGATTGGTGACTATGACGATCCCGGTAGTTTCCTGGATGTGTGGACATCTGAATCAGGCAACAATTTTACCGGTTGGTCATCGGCCGCCTACGACGGTTTGGTCGGTAAATCACGAACAAGTAGTTCAACCGATGATCGATTCAATTATTTTAAAACGGCGGAAGAACTATTGATAAAAGAACAGCCGATCCTCCCACTTTATTTTTATACGAGCGTCTATCTTAAACACCCGGCGATAAGAGGTTATTACCCAACCCTTCTAAATTACCACCCGTGGAAACATGTGTATTTAGAAGCGCCGGTTAAATAGTACCAAAAACAGTGGTCTACTTCATTTGCCGGAGTGCCTCATAGCAGGCGATGCCAACAGAGGTAGCCAAATTCAATGAGCGTAAAATGTTATTTGAATGAGGAATGGTAATTCGATTTTCCGCACCGATCTTTTCATGCAACCAAGCCGGAGCGCCATGTCCCTCGTTGCCAAACACCAGTCCGTCCTCATCTTGAAAATCCGCATCCCAATAAGAACGATCCGACTTTGTAGTAAACAACCACAGGCGTTTTGGAGCCTTGGGACAGTTTAAGAAATCCGTCCAATTTTTGTGAACGCACAAGTCCAGTTTATCCCAATAGTCCATACCGCTTCGTTTCAGATGCTTTTCTGATAATTCAAAGCCGAGTGGTTCGATCAGATGGAGACGAGCTTTTGTTATGGCTGCGGTGCGTCCAACATTTCCGGTATTCTGAGGAATCTCCGGACAATATAAGATCAAGTGTAACACGTTAACCTATGACCGTTATTCCATCGTTGTCCGCCAACAATTCATAGGAATGAAAATCAATGGAGCTTTGTTTAAATTCCAACTCCATGGCAGCTAACACTTTCTCACTGTCTGCCTTCCGGGCAACGCAAAGAACGCTGCTTCCACTTCCACTCAACCATCCGGTTAAAGCGCCCGCGGTGATTCCGGATTCAATAGCTTCTTTACTCTTGGGGATCTTTGGCAGCCGGTAAGGCTGATGAATATGATCAATCCGGCAGGCTGAGAGATATTCGTAATTAGCGGACGCAAATGCTGCCACCAAAAAAGCTAACGAATTCAAACTGCTAACCACTTTTGAAAATTCAATCTGTGAAGGCAGGCTCCCTCGCGAATCGTCTGTTTTTATTTCCAATTCAGGAGAAACCACAACAAAGACCAACGAATCGGAGACCTCAAATTTTTGAGTACCCAGGTAACGATTTGAATCAGGGCAGAAACGTGCAACCGTAAACCCTCCCAAGATGGTGGCCGAAGCATTATCGGGATGCCCTTCGATTCGGGAAATTAATTCAACCTGCTCTTCTATTGATAAGGGTGAGCCACAGAGATGGTTAATTCCTGCAAGAAATCCGCCACGAAGAATCACACTGGAACCCAATCCTCGGGCAATAGGTACTTCGGAATCGATGTTGAAACCAAATCCATTGGGCTCAGTACCGGTTTGCTTGAAAAATGCCTGAGCGACTTGCTGGACAGCGGCGATGGCTTCCTTGGGAAAATTCTTTGAGTCGCCGTTGTAATCGATCTGATCGTTATTCGTTCGGGTAACTGTAACGGTACCATATAAACTAAGAGCCAATCCCAAGGTATCGAATCCTGGCCCGCAGTTGGAGGTGCTTGCCGGTACTCGGATGACAACTTTATCACACATCATAAGAAGAAACTAACGATTTTTAAGTGCGCGGTCTATTTCACGCATCTGCACCTTCTTTTTTAGATCCTGACGTTTATCGTAAAGCTTTTTCCCTACGCAAAGAGCGATTTCCACTTTTATCAATCCATGGCTCATATAAAGCCGAATGGGAATAAGTGTTTTACCCTGCATTTCCAATGCACCACGAATCTTATTAATTTCTCTTCTTTTGAGTAAAAGCTTCCGAGGACGTCGCGGATCGTGATTATTGAAATTCCCAAACGCATACTCAGCAATATGAGCATGATAAAGAAAAACCTCTTCTTTCTGGACACGACAAAACGCTTCGTTGATCTGAGCTTTGCTGTTCCGAATCGATTTTACTTCGGTTCCTCGCAACACTAGGCCGGCTTCAAACTTCTCGCCAATTTCGTAGTTCCGGAATGCCTTTGCATTTCGGACTTCAGAAAATCGTTCCTTGCCTTTGTTTTTATTGGACATAGCTGGATGGTCAGCACTTCAGAAGGCCCTACCCGACAAAGGAAACAGAAACTATGTGGAATCGAAAGGTCTAATCGTCGCCCAAAACGTAGCTGATTTTGCCTTCGATGATTTCCTTAAGTGCGATATCCTCAGGATCGAGTCTCTCAAGAGATTCGATCAGAGGTTTCTGGCCGAACTTCAACTGTTTAACACGGCGGGATACCAAATTAACCAGGATGTTTGGATCCGGAATTAGTTTGTTGGCTTCTTTTAAGTAATCGTCTCTCACGGGAGGTCTCTGGTTTTGATAAATAGGTCAGTTAATCACAGTATCTTTAGATCCAAATACCGCTCATCGGATGCCCGGATTTAAAGAAGTTCGCTAACTTGGAAGGTAAAGTGACCTTTGGCAATGGGTTTTTTAGGAATAGTTTTCCTTATTTTAACTCAATATTGGAAAGCTGATTGGTAGATAACAAAGTTTCCGCAATCAGACAAATCCCCTGGATAAATAGAAAGATGGGTTCGGATATCTCCTTAAGAGTAGCTATTCCTGCAATAACTCATATTCTATTCGAATCAAAAGCCCCATCTACCAGAGGCTGACCCACTTTGCAAAAAAGCCTCTATTTCTTAAAGTTTCTACTTGAAAGCATTTGCAAAACGAGCCAACTTTCCGCCCTTCAACACCCAATTAGAGATATGACTCAGCACAATTCCTTTAAAGCAGCCGGTGGCGCTACAAAAAATAGAACAGTTCTCAAACGTTTCGAGAGGATTGATCTGCTCAGAAAACGCAAGGAATGGAAAGATGGTCAACGCGTAGTTGGTCTTAAAAAGACCAAACCGGAGGAGTAAACCAACTCAGGTTCAACCAATTTCAACCCTTCCAGAAATGGAAGGGTTTTTTTGTGTCCTGAAAGTTGGTGATCTTTGAGCTTCATTCCAATTGTTCCGCAATTAGAAAAGAAAGTATCACATAGCACGGTCCAAAAACCATGAGCCTGAGATGCGACTATTTGAAAGTTGATTTGGAAGCATCAACTACTGCCTGGATGTCAAAATTGCTTTTGTCCTCCGGAAACTCATGATCGACCAGATACCATTCTTCGGTAAATGAAACCCGTTCACCCGGAGCAATGGTTTCAAGGGGTCCTATCGGTTCCAACTCCGTCGTGGTTAAAGTGTCACGGAAATTTTCCACATACCAAATGGAGATAGTCATCGGGACTCGTTCTCCATATAATTTGTTCGGGAATACCGGATACTTTTTCACGAATAAAAGATCATTGGGCATAAGGTAGGAAAACCATCCTTCCATCGAATCCATGGCCAATTTGGGATGTTTCGGAGCACCAGAAATAACGAGACAGTTGTCGCGGATGCTGATCGATGCATTCTCCGGCACCATGTTTATCCGGTTTTCCGGTTCGTACATCACATAGTGGTTTTTGTACCGGGACCACTCCGACAGAGGAATCACAACGATGCCCCCACCCTTCCCAAAAGTTCTACTCCAGTGATTGTGTCGACGGGTTTCCTTGCTGAAATTGATCAGAGTCTGTTTGCAGCTCAAATGAGAACCTTTACTAGACAAGGAAAATGTCCGGACCACTTGAATTCCGATGCTTTCCTTCCTAACGCTAGTGAGAGTCGCCTGTCGACTTCCTGTTATTTCTGACACCCAGGCGCCTAACCAAATGTCATCCCGTTTGGGCGCAATTCCCTCCAAACCAAAGTCGAATCTTCCAGCACCACTGAAAATGCGTTTTTCGGAGTCGGGATCATAATGATAACCCTCCTCTCCGGGAATAATCTCCAGGGCTTCTTTGCCACGCAATTGGTAGGACATTATTTTGCCTCCTACAGCAGGCGTAAGGATGACCGTGCAATCGTCATTCGAAAGCTCGATAGAGTCGTCGTATCCAAAGTATTCAATTACCCGAGCCCCAGGAGCTCCATTACTTGAGTTTGACAAAATGAATAGTAGAGCGAACCCAGTGACGATAGTTAGGAGTTTAAATTGCATGCCGAAAAGATTGCTAAAATGACCTTAGAGGTAAACCGCATAATAATGAAATAATCTTCCTCCAAAAGACGGATGGCCGTTATTGAATAAGAGCAACGACCAGCATAAATATTTATAAAACAGCACCTACGCCATACCGCATCCCGGGACGTTAACGCACCCCGCAGCAAGCGTCGTAATGCGCCTTGATATTGAACCGCTCGGTGCTCAACAGCTCGGGTCCACCGCCACGAGCTCCACTCCCGGAACAGGTGTAAATGTAATCCTGATACTTCCCGATTCCTGTTCCATGCCGACCCGTGGCAAGAACTGGCCAGACGATCCATTTCTGCGATTTGGCATCGAACACTTCCACCTCGTTGTGAGCCGGTGATTTCCTCTCGGTTTCCCCGCCAACTACCATCAGCATGCTTTCGTAAACAAACACAGAATTTCCCGCCCGAGGAGTCGGCAAATCCAGCTGAGGTGAGGGAAGCGTACTCCAGATTTCTGTTTTTAGATCGAATACATCTACCTCCTTGATGGTCAGTTCAAACACCTGTCCCGTACTGTGGGAACTTCTTCTGCCAGCCAAAGCGTACAGTTTATCGCCCACCACTGCAGCCTGGAAATGGTCACGGGCTCTCGGGGCGTCGGGCAGCTTTCTCCATTTTCCAGTATTTGGATCGTATTCATCAACCCAGTTCACCCAACCGTCCGAGTGCCCATTCTGGATACCCGCAACGATGTAAAATTTATCATTGTAAATAACGACCCCAGCAGACCCGCGAATACGATCGGCGGGAATGGGATCTCCTTTCGCCCACGTGTCGGTCTTAGGATTGTAGGTATAGATATTGGGCAGCCCAACTTCATTGGGATACGGGCCTGTCATGGCACCGATAAAATATATCAGACCTTTATAATACACGGGTTGAAAATGATGAATCTCAACAGGCGGTGCGGAGCCATGCGTCCAGGTATTTGTTTCCGGATCGAGAATATCAACCGGCTGGATCTTCCTACCACCGGAGAGATAAAACTTTCCTTCGTATTCCACAAACGCCGCTTCATGCCTCTGATGAAGCTCGCCCTGGGTCTCTACCAACTGCCAGGTCTCCGAGGCGTCGAGAAGACTGGTAATAATTAGAAACAGAAAGATCGATCGTTTTAGAGGTGAAAAAAACCTTTTAAACATTTTCGGAAGTTTGAGTTAGAGAGTGGAAGGTGGATACAAAAACTAGTGACTGGTGAAATTTGCTTTTTCACCAGGGGTTGGAGAATTATTAAAATGACCACGTTTCAATACCGCTTCGATACCGCCATTGGCTTCAATGAGGGCGGCTTGCGAAGCCTTGGCTTCCTGATCTACCAACGCAGGATCCAGGATTTCATGTAACTTCGTTTTCATGCGCTTTTCCACCTCTGAGTAGTCAGAGTGATTATGCAAATCGCAGTTTTCCAGTGGATCTGTTT
This window encodes:
- the coaE gene encoding dephospho-CoA kinase (Dephospho-CoA kinase (CoaE) performs the final step in coenzyme A biosynthesis.) — its product is MLVGLTGSIGSGKSSVSNCFKQLGASIIDADATVAEIYTNNTGFLEKLKNRLGQSVFDSDGVVDRKALGSRVFSNPDELQWLERHLHPLVHAHRLKKVAQDPNALWIAEIPLLFEKNLEKDVDCSISVVSCYSLRVARLKKRGFSPEEVEKRNALQLPQIDKISRADFVILNDGSFEFLEKQVKLLFDKLNS
- a CDS encoding YifB family Mg chelatase-like AAA ATPase, whose amino-acid sequence is MLATVSSATLLGIQAQLVQVEVNTGEEGEPKLFMVGLPDMAVKESQNRVFSALANSGFKMSRTRTTINLAPGDVRKEGPIYDLPIAIGLLLATRQINAAKVDDFLIAGELSLSGATRPVKGGLAIALLARKLGKRGVVLPYPSSQEAALVEGIDVIEVSSLDQTVRFLQGELDLVAKSTQSVLNTLEHQENHIGDFSEIKGQHMVRRAIEVAVAGGHNILLIGPPGSGKSMMAKRIPTIMPEPTLEEFLEILSVHSVAGNTLKGPVNRFQRPYRSPHHTISDVGLLGGGSIPGPGEVSLAHNGVLFLDELPEFKRSALEVLRQPLEDGVVSISRSAGKITLPCRFMLVAAMNPTPCGYLGDECTDSPAQIQRYRSKISGPLLDRIDLHVEAPALSIDELRNSKPGEDSKSIRDRIAQARGIQRQRFKGGSVPCNARMEQKHIREHCHLDQAMGDTLQQAMEQLKLSARAYDRILKVARTIADLSEQKAIHMQHLLEAIQYRSLDRDVLY
- a CDS encoding peptide ABC transporter substrate-binding protein; translated protein: MRPITAIIALLLVITGCNKGPTLAEKSIASQSLHVGNGQEPQELDPHIITGITEIKILSALYEGLTGQDPHNLNPTPAAAESWDISEDGKSYTFNLRNGLTWSNGDPLSAGDFEYAFQRILTPRVAASNAYLLFVIKNAKNFHNETIAWDQVGVKTIDDKTLIIELENPTPYFLKLLAHPAWYPLHKESLSKTGDPFGRATGWTHSESFISNGPFTLSAWKVNEFVHVTRNEKYWDNLQSRLNEIFFYPTESREAEERSFRAGQLHVTEAVPVSKVGFYRDRNETTLQIDPYLGTYYLQLNTRKPPLSDPRVRRALSLVIDRSMIVNQITQGMQQPAWHFTPPGAGGYDPGISFEKDIEQATTLLSDAGFPGGTGFPELTYLYNTSENNKAIAVVLQQMWKASLGIQVELINQELKVVNQSRESGEFDILKSSWIGDYDDPGSFLDVWTSESGNNFTGWSSAAYDGLVGKSRTSSSTDDRFNYFKTAEELLIKEQPILPLYFYTSVYLKHPAIRGYYPTLLNYHPWKHVYLEAPVK
- a CDS encoding tRNA (cytidine(34)-2'-O)-methyltransferase produces the protein MLHLILYCPEIPQNTGNVGRTAAITKARLHLIEPLGFELSEKHLKRSGMDYWDKLDLCVHKNWTDFLNCPKAPKRLWLFTTKSDRSYWDADFQDEDGLVFGNEGHGAPAWLHEKIGAENRITIPHSNNILRSLNLATSVGIACYEALRQMK
- the thrB gene encoding homoserine kinase, producing the protein MMCDKVVIRVPASTSNCGPGFDTLGLALSLYGTVTVTRTNNDQIDYNGDSKNFPKEAIAAVQQVAQAFFKQTGTEPNGFGFNIDSEVPIARGLGSSVILRGGFLAGINHLCGSPLSIEEQVELISRIEGHPDNASATILGGFTVARFCPDSNRYLGTQKFEVSDSLVFVVVSPELEIKTDDSRGSLPSQIEFSKVVSSLNSLAFLVAAFASANYEYLSACRIDHIHQPYRLPKIPKSKEAIESGITAGALTGWLSGSGSSVLCVARKADSEKVLAAMELEFKQSSIDFHSYELLADNDGITVIG
- the smpB gene encoding SsrA-binding protein SmpB, which codes for MSNKNKGKERFSEVRNAKAFRNYEIGEKFEAGLVLRGTEVKSIRNSKAQINEAFCRVQKEEVFLYHAHIAEYAFGNFNNHDPRRPRKLLLKRREINKIRGALEMQGKTLIPIRLYMSHGLIKVEIALCVGKKLYDKRQDLKKKVQMREIDRALKNR
- a CDS encoding DNA-directed RNA polymerase subunit omega — protein: MRDDYLKEANKLIPDPNILVNLVSRRVKQLKFGQKPLIESLERLDPEDIALKEIIEGKISYVLGDD
- a CDS encoding small basic protein: MTQHNSFKAAGGATKNRTVLKRFERIDLLRKRKEWKDGQRVVGLKKTKPEE
- a CDS encoding galactose oxidase encodes the protein MFKRFFSPLKRSIFLFLIITSLLDASETWQLVETQGELHQRHEAAFVEYEGKFYLSGGRKIQPVDILDPETNTWTHGSAPPVEIHHFQPVYYKGLIYFIGAMTGPYPNEVGLPNIYTYNPKTDTWAKGDPIPADRIRGSAGVVIYNDKFYIVAGIQNGHSDGWVNWVDEYDPNTGKWRKLPDAPRARDHFQAAVVGDKLYALAGRRSSHSTGQVFELTIKEVDVFDLKTEIWSTLPSPQLDLPTPRAGNSVFVYESMLMVVGGETERKSPAHNEVEVFDAKSQKWIVWPVLATGRHGTGIGKYQDYIYTCSGSGARGGGPELLSTERFNIKAHYDACCGVR